One Paraburkholderia phymatum STM815 genomic window, TCCGATCGCCGCGCTGATGGGCAGGTGCGGAAAGCCGGCGCGCAGCGATTGCACGATATGCGCGATGCGCGGTGCGGAGACCGCGCCGAGCGCACCTGCGCCGGGCTCTTTCAGATCGATCAGATCGGCGCCGGCGCGGGCGGCGTCGCGCGCCTCATCGAGATTGCGCACACTGGCGAGCATACGGATCATAAGGCCTCCTCGGTCGGAACATGATCGGCCTCGGCCGGTCTCGCAAAGAAAGCATGCACTGCATCCATCAGCCATTGCCAGGCCTGCAGCTCGCGCGGCCCGGCTGTCTTGCCGATGGCGATGGACAGATAGGCCAGCTCTGCGTCGATCTTCTCGCGCGGCAGCATCGTGAGCCGGCTGATCAGCACCGCGCCTTCGATGACGGCGGCCTGCGCGCGGTTGAGGCCTGTGAACGGCGCATTCGTGCAGCGGGCGACGCACTCCATCACGAGCGTCGGGCGCTGCGAGTCGTACTCCACCGACGCAAGGCGCAGTTCGGCGTGCGCGAGCGTATCGGCGAGCCGCACGCAACGCACGTGACGGGCGGCGACCGTGGGCCACGTGCGCCGGCCCGTGACGCAGCCGGCGAACACCCGCACGTCCGTCGTGAAGTTGACGACGGCGCAACCTGTCGAGATCACGTTGTCGTAGGTAGCGGACGGGAGGAACGGCATCAGCAGAAAGGTATCGCCCTGCTGGCGCACGCCCATCGGCGCGATGTGCGGCTTGCCCTCGGGCGTGACGGTCGTGACGACGG contains:
- a CDS encoding DUF447 domain-containing protein: MIHETVVTTVTPEGKPHIAPMGVRQQGDTFLLMPFLPSATYDNVISTGCAVVNFTTDVRVFAGCVTGRRTWPTVAARHVRCVRLADTLAHAELRLASVEYDSQRPTLVMECVARCTNAPFTGLNRAQAAVIEGAVLISRLTMLPREKIDAELAYLSIAIGKTAGPRELQAWQWLMDAVHAFFARPAEADHVPTEEAL